CTCGAGCCAGGTCTTCGGCGCGGGTCCTTGCGGTCCGAGATGGTAGCGGCGGTCGAGCAGGATGCGGTGGGCGACCTCGCGCGGGTCGCCGTTCGGCCACACCGCCGCGAGCAGGATGCGAGCTGCGATCATGCGCTCGTCGGCGGCGGCTCCGCGGCGATGATGTCCCAGCCTTCACGGCGCACGCGCACGTCGACCGCGTACACGACCACGAACGTCGCGACCAGTCCCTCGAGCAAGACCGTTCCGGCGCCGACGACCGCGAAGTAGAGCACGTCCACGTGCGTGGCGGCGGACGCGAGCGCGCCGACCGCGACCGCCGGAATCGCGCCGGCTTGGCTCACCAAGAGGACGACGAGCCCGCCGACGACGGTGCGCCAGCGCATGCCGCGCGCGAGCCCTCGCCGCACCGCCGTCCCGACGGCCTCGATCGGGTTCGACGTCTCGGTGATCACCGCGAACGTCGCCAGCTCGTACGCCATGAAAACCCATGCGAAGGCGATGACGAACGCGGCCAGCACCACCAGCCCGCCCGCGATCGCGACCGCGAAGGTGACCGCCAGCAGCTTCAGCGCCGCCGTCGCGACCACGGTCAAGATCAGCACGAAATACGCGATGAAGAGCGGGATCCCGACGAGCACGCCGATCACGACGAACGCGAATGCGACCACAAGCTGCGGCAGCCAGCGCCGCAAGCCGACGCGATACGCTTGCGCGATGCTGGAGCGCGCCCCCAGGTACGCCGACGCGATGAGCGAGATCACCGCGCCCCACATCAGCAGCCGCACCAGCAATTCGAGCATGACGAAGGCCACGACCGTGCCGGCGTTGCCAGTGTGGAGCGCCATCGAATCGGCGACCTCGCGCTGCGCGGCGGGACTCCCCGCGGTCAGCAGCTGGCTCAGGTCGGAGAAGATGCGCGCCGACTCGGGCGAGATGTACGCCTGCAGCATGGCCAGCGGAACGATCACGACCGCCAGGACGACGACGATCGGAACGAACTGGCGGACGAACAGCGTGACCGCACGATCGAGCAGCTCGCCCGCTCCGTACGGGCGCAGTTCCGTGGTCTGCACCGGCAAAAGCGTTCGCGCGGACGCGGGCGAATCCCCGGAGGATGAACCTCGGCACCGTCGCCGGGCTGTGGCGCTATCCCGTCAAGAGCCTCAAGGCCGAACCGCTCGCGCGCGCCGACGTCCTGCCCGACGGGCTCGAGGGCGACCGGACGGCGGCGCTCGTCGTCGAGAGCCCGGAGCACGCGCGCGCGGGCAAACCGTACCGCGGCAAGGAGTCATCGCGCCTGCACCTCACCGCCGACCCGGCGACGGCCGCGACCTACGCGGCGGACGCGAACGTGCTGGTCACGCTCGACCGCAGCCGTCCGCGCTGGTTCGACGCGCGCACGATCTCGGTGCTCTTCGATCTGTGGGTGCGCGATGTCGAAGCGCTGGTCGGCGAGCGGCTCGACCCCTTGCGCTGGCGCCCGAACCTGTACGTCGAGACCGCGCCCGGCACCACGCAGCGCGAGACGGATCTCGTCGGCGCGACGCTGCGCGCGGGGACCGTGGTCTTGCGGGTCACCGAGCCGATCGAACGCTGCGTGACGCCGAACTACGACGTCGCGACCGGCGAAGAGAACCCGCTCGTCCTGCGCGCCGTCGCGCGCGAGCGCGGCTGCTTCGTCGGCGTCTACTGCGAGGTCGAGACGCCGGGCGAGATCGCGCTGGGCGACCTGCTGCGGCTCGGCTGAGATACGACGTGCCGGACCGCCGGCTCAGAGAACACGCCTGCCTTCGATCGCGCGCGCGAGCGTGTTCTCGTCGGCGTAGTCGAGATCGCCGCCGATCGGCAGACCGTAGGCGAGGCGGGTGACCTTCACGCCGCTCGGCGCGAGCAGCCGCGAAAGATAGAGCGCGGTCGCCTCGCCTTCGGCGTTCGGGTTCGTCGCGACGACGATCTCGGCCGGCGACTCGCTCGCGACGCGGTCGACCAGCTCGCGCACGCGCAACTGCGAGGGGC
Above is a genomic segment from Candidatus Eremiobacterota bacterium containing:
- a CDS encoding MOSC domain-containing protein; amino-acid sequence: MNLGTVAGLWRYPVKSLKAEPLARADVLPDGLEGDRTAALVVESPEHARAGKPYRGKESSRLHLTADPATAATYAADANVLVTLDRSRPRWFDARTISVLFDLWVRDVEALVGERLDPLRWRPNLYVETAPGTTQRETDLVGATLRAGTVVLRVTEPIERCVTPNYDVATGEENPLVLRAVARERGCFVGVYCEVETPGEIALGDLLRLG